A region from the Bacteroidota bacterium genome encodes:
- a CDS encoding T9SS type A sorting domain-containing protein, with translation MKKSFTNKETVKKLASYSALAGAFVLVNTGANAQIVYTDVDPDETVGTGDSYDLDMNNDGDVDFTINMSSVTIPSLFYTVAYHSVYFDAVINFMKIYPTSGNAVNAYTLSTYSGGTVGYGYALNNGEDIGPSANMLENSTQYLGAYLGILDYPGPGDVYSFSTFGEWPAKTGKFLGVRFNAAGNDHYGWVRLTCENYEITIEDYAYNGTPDAEIGAGDMPTAIETLLTDDQLSAYSFGNTINVVVKDITSDATVSVFNTTGQKVYSNGLNLSGMQISLDNAATGNYTLQITTADNATFSKQLYIQN, from the coding sequence ATGAAAAAATCATTTACAAACAAAGAAACAGTTAAAAAACTCGCATCCTATTCTGCCTTGGCAGGAGCATTTGTGCTCGTAAACACCGGAGCAAATGCACAGATCGTGTATACGGATGTTGATCCGGACGAAACCGTGGGAACAGGTGATTCTTATGACCTTGATATGAATAATGACGGAGATGTTGATTTCACTATCAACATGTCAAGCGTTACCATCCCAAGTTTATTCTACACTGTTGCTTACCACTCAGTTTATTTTGATGCGGTGATCAACTTCATGAAAATCTATCCTACCAGTGGTAATGCTGTAAATGCTTATACACTTTCTACCTATTCCGGAGGAACAGTTGGATATGGTTATGCCTTGAACAATGGTGAAGATATCGGACCTTCAGCTAACATGCTTGAAAATTCCACTCAGTATTTAGGTGCTTATTTAGGAATCCTTGACTATCCAGGTCCGGGTGATGTTTACTCATTCTCCACTTTTGGCGAATGGCCAGCTAAAACCGGCAAATTCTTAGGTGTGCGTTTCAATGCAGCAGGAAATGACCATTATGGATGGGTTAGATTAACTTGCGAAAATTATGAGATCACAATTGAAGATTACGCTTACAACGGAACTCCTGATGCAGAAATCGGAGCAGGTGATATGCCAACAGCAATTGAAACATTGCTAACTGACGATCAGTTAAGCGCTTACAGCTTCGGAAATACAATTAATGTTGTGGTTAAAGACATTACTTCTGATGCTACGGTTTCTGTTTTCAACACAACAGGACAAAAAGTTTATTCAAACGGTCTGAACTTAAGTGGAATGCAAATTTCACTTGATAATGCTGCTACCGGTAATTATACTTTACAAATTACCACTGCTGATAATGCAACTTTCAGCAAACAGCTTTACATTCAGAATTAA
- a CDS encoding T9SS type A sorting domain-containing protein has product MKKTTGSNKKLIQYAASAAAFLLVNDASATIIYTDLDPDGIIGGEGAEITLDINADGNDDFTFIVYSYAGTFTYYGSPISFDVKVAGAEALDNNQFLGSIVTMSGYTNVYIPTLAPGEGINNDDNFEGGYGSLAVIVNASLYGFPVYTFEGGAWLDTDMQFMGFRISVDKDYFYGWMRVSVNDEASQLTVHDYAYEDEANKAIFTGSTASDIAVNPLTGTEIYSSGQNLVVNLPSAITTPVDLELFDLEGKLILQISQVIGSNTINCEGFAGGNYIVRLTDPNMSYNKQVHISN; this is encoded by the coding sequence ATGAAAAAAACCACCGGATCAAACAAAAAATTAATTCAATATGCAGCAAGTGCCGCAGCATTTTTATTGGTAAATGATGCATCTGCAACTATTATTTATACCGATCTTGACCCGGATGGAATAATTGGGGGTGAAGGTGCTGAAATCACACTTGATATTAATGCAGACGGAAATGATGATTTTACATTTATAGTTTATAGCTATGCCGGTACATTTACTTATTACGGAAGTCCTATTTCTTTTGATGTAAAAGTTGCGGGCGCGGAAGCATTAGACAATAATCAATTCCTTGGAAGTATTGTAACCATGAGCGGTTATACCAATGTTTATATCCCAACCCTTGCACCGGGAGAGGGAATTAACAACGATGATAATTTTGAAGGAGGATATGGCTCCCTGGCAGTAATTGTAAATGCTTCCCTTTACGGTTTTCCTGTTTATACCTTTGAAGGAGGAGCCTGGTTAGATACAGATATGCAGTTCATGGGATTCCGAATCAGTGTAGATAAAGATTATTTTTATGGCTGGATGAGGGTTTCCGTTAATGATGAGGCAAGCCAATTAACTGTACATGACTATGCTTATGAAGACGAGGCAAATAAAGCCATTTTTACCGGCTCCACAGCATCGGATATTGCAGTAAATCCATTAACCGGGACAGAAATTTATTCCAGTGGGCAAAATCTGGTTGTAAATCTGCCCTCTGCCATCACAACCCCTGTTGACTTGGAACTTTTTGATCTTGAAGGTAAACTGATCCTGCAAATTTCGCAAGTAATAGGTTCAAATACAATTAATTGCGAAGGCTTTGCCGGAGGAAATTATATTGTTCGTTTAACCGATCCTAATATGAGTTATAATAAACAGGTACATATTTCAAATTGA
- the rpsD gene encoding 30S ribosomal protein S4 has protein sequence MARYTGPRTKKSRSFGEPIFGYDKAFEKRKYAPGQHGQTRKKKSASEYGVQLKEKQKAKYTYGVLERQFRKTFEEATRRKGVTGEALLQLLEARLDNTVYRLGIAPTRRGARQLVNHKHIEVNGEICNSPSSTLRPGDVITIREKSKDIEWLKESTSQGSSKRYPWLEWNPNQMKGTFVGYPERDQIPETIKEQLIVELYSK, from the coding sequence ATGGCAAGGTATACAGGGCCCAGGACAAAAAAATCAAGATCTTTCGGAGAACCAATTTTTGGTTACGACAAAGCATTTGAAAAGCGTAAATACGCTCCTGGTCAACACGGTCAGACTCGCAAGAAGAAAAGTGCAAGTGAGTATGGCGTTCAGCTAAAAGAAAAACAAAAGGCTAAATATACTTACGGTGTATTGGAACGTCAATTCCGTAAAACTTTTGAAGAAGCAACACGTCGTAAAGGTGTAACCGGCGAAGCATTATTGCAATTACTGGAAGCAAGATTAGACAATACAGTTTACCGTTTAGGTATTGCTCCAACACGCAGAGGTGCCCGTCAACTGGTTAATCACAAACATATTGAGGTTAATGGTGAAATTTGCAATTCTCCGTCATCCACTTTACGTCCCGGTGATGTAATTACCATCCGCGAAAAATCAAAAGATATTGAATGGCTAAAAGAATCAACTTCTCAGGGCAGTTCAAAAAGATATCCTTGGTTAGAATGGAATCCAAATCAAATGAAAGGAACTTTTGTTGGTTATCCTGAAAGAGATCAGATTCCTGAAACAATTAAGGAACAACTTATCGTCGAATTATATTCAAAATAA
- a CDS encoding gliding motility-associated C-terminal domain-containing protein: MGQIIASPDTSICVGGTATLVVTSAPSYGTSSYTFETFPYAPETYAGTSPNQAGGGGLTDDSYSTAVPLGFSFCFLDNTYTQCYIGSNGWVSFGGPGALSTTYTSAAIPSGAAGVPKNCIMGPWQDWHPGLCTPVGSCIKYQTIGTAPNRKFIVSWDNVPMFSCTLTYGKFQIVLNETSNIIENHLTNKPNCMAWAGGTATQGVHSLDGLTAFTAPGRNSTPWTTVNESTRFVPNGITWYYGAGLVAGYGDTLIVSPTVTTTYTISLTSCDGTVYEEDVVVNVVNVDPTIIYDPFYCTDGVAIPAIAEPGTGVFTSAPPGLVIDPVTGVVDLAASIPGSYSVTYSIGGLCPESASDFFTIVTDPDASFAYDDITYCPTGTTTPTFITTPSGTFSASPAGLIINPTTGTIDLTSGIVGTVYTITYTVGVICTSVFTYTITITPIDDPAFTYSAASFCPTGTATPSGIITPGGTFTVSPPSLDIDPLTGTVDLTTGVVGTTYTITYTTPAGPCTNSGSTTLTIDPLDDASFSYSAPSYCPTGTTSPTTIATPGGVFTISPPTMGINSSTGMVNLATGDIGTTYTITYTTPAGPCSNSSTTTITIDPLDDPYFTYSDVDFCNYGTAPIITVSTPGGVFTVSPAGLSVNAATGLIDLSTGTPGAYYTITYTTPAGLCSNTSSIVIHILPLTDAAFTFDNSEYCAKGSVLPNYIMNPGGSFTAAAGISINSLTGQLNLDACVPGGPYDVIYTSPGCPETDTFLVTINPLPNPTITLDDVICLEGSPIIIIGDPTGGTFSGTGVIGDQFDPAIAGNAGIYSATYTYTDANGCTTAVTDYIEVIHHNVDAGMDVYIPEYTTTVITASAGATFLWEPPTGLDCTDCPSPIVDNLLTTTYTVTSWDIYGCVDSDAIVVNIVPVFDPVIFIPNTFTPNGDNINDYFFAFGSDLESILSIYIYDRWGELLFVTENLTPDDPSKGWDGTFNGQQLNQGVYVYMVEVMLEAGVKQQIQGNITLIR; encoded by the coding sequence ATGGGGCAAATCATTGCTTCCCCTGATACCTCTATCTGCGTAGGAGGAACAGCTACTTTGGTGGTTACCTCAGCGCCCAGTTATGGAACTTCTAGTTATACTTTTGAAACTTTTCCCTACGCCCCTGAAACTTATGCGGGAACATCACCCAATCAGGCAGGCGGGGGTGGATTAACAGATGACAGTTATTCAACAGCAGTACCTCTTGGCTTTAGTTTTTGTTTTCTTGATAATACCTATACACAGTGTTATATCGGCTCTAATGGATGGGTAAGTTTTGGCGGGCCGGGTGCACTTTCAACAACATATACCTCCGCGGCAATACCAAGCGGAGCAGCGGGTGTTCCAAAAAATTGTATTATGGGTCCTTGGCAGGACTGGCATCCCGGCTTATGTACGCCAGTTGGAAGTTGTATTAAATACCAAACAATAGGAACTGCTCCGAACCGAAAATTTATCGTTAGCTGGGATAACGTGCCCATGTTCAGTTGCACACTTACCTATGGAAAATTTCAGATCGTATTGAATGAAACTTCTAATATTATTGAAAATCATCTTACCAATAAACCAAATTGTATGGCTTGGGCAGGCGGAACTGCAACCCAGGGTGTACACAGCCTCGATGGTCTAACTGCATTTACGGCTCCAGGAAGAAATTCAACGCCGTGGACAACAGTAAACGAAAGTACTAGATTTGTTCCGAATGGAATTACCTGGTATTATGGAGCAGGTTTGGTTGCAGGATATGGCGACACTTTAATTGTATCTCCAACTGTTACAACAACTTATACAATTTCCCTTACATCTTGCGACGGAACCGTTTATGAGGAAGATGTTGTAGTGAATGTTGTAAATGTAGATCCAACCATTATTTACGATCCGTTTTATTGCACCGACGGTGTTGCAATTCCCGCAATTGCAGAACCAGGCACAGGGGTATTTACTTCGGCTCCTCCCGGTTTGGTAATCGACCCTGTTACTGGAGTTGTCGACCTTGCAGCTTCTATTCCGGGTTCCTATTCTGTCACCTATTCTATTGGAGGCTTATGCCCCGAATCCGCATCTGATTTTTTTACTATCGTAACTGATCCTGATGCTTCTTTTGCATATGATGACATAACCTATTGTCCAACCGGAACAACAACTCCAACATTTATTACCACTCCAAGTGGAACATTTTCTGCTTCTCCGGCAGGACTTATCATAAATCCAACTACAGGTACAATTGACCTGACTTCAGGAATTGTTGGAACTGTTTATACTATTACCTATACTGTTGGTGTAATTTGTACCAGTGTTTTCACCTATACGATCACCATTACACCAATCGACGATCCTGCATTCACTTACAGTGCAGCAAGTTTTTGTCCTACAGGAACAGCAACTCCATCAGGCATTATTACCCCCGGAGGCACTTTCACGGTTTCACCTCCTTCTTTGGATATTGATCCTTTAACCGGCACTGTTGATCTTACAACAGGGGTTGTAGGGACTACTTATACTATTACATATACAACTCCTGCTGGTCCATGTACAAATTCCGGATCAACAACTTTAACTATCGATCCATTGGATGACGCATCGTTCAGCTACAGTGCACCTAGTTACTGCCCTACAGGCACCACAAGTCCTACAACTATAGCAACACCTGGCGGAGTATTTACCATTTCTCCCCCAACTATGGGTATTAATTCATCCACCGGAATGGTTAATCTTGCTACAGGAGATATTGGAACAACCTATACAATTACTTATACCACTCCTGCTGGACCTTGCTCAAATTCCTCCACTACCACAATTACCATCGACCCATTAGACGATCCTTATTTTACTTATAGCGACGTAGATTTTTGTAATTATGGCACGGCTCCGATTATTACTGTATCCACTCCAGGTGGAGTCTTTACAGTTTCACCTGCCGGATTATCTGTTAATGCCGCAACAGGTTTAATTGACCTTTCTACAGGTACTCCGGGAGCATATTATACTATTACCTATACTACTCCTGCGGGATTGTGCAGTAATACATCTTCCATCGTAATTCATATTTTACCTCTTACAGATGCAGCATTTACCTTCGATAATTCCGAATATTGTGCAAAAGGATCTGTTCTGCCAAATTATATTATGAATCCGGGTGGTAGTTTTACTGCAGCAGCAGGTATTTCAATAAATTCACTAACGGGGCAATTAAATCTTGACGCATGTGTTCCAGGCGGGCCTTATGATGTTATTTATACCAGTCCGGGCTGTCCTGAAACAGATACTTTTTTAGTGACCATTAATCCTCTTCCGAATCCAACAATTACATTAGATGATGTTATTTGTCTTGAGGGTAGTCCAATTATTATTATCGGTGATCCAACGGGTGGAACATTTAGCGGTACCGGCGTAATTGGCGATCAATTTGATCCGGCCATTGCTGGAAATGCGGGTATTTATTCTGCAACCTATACTTATACAGATGCAAATGGTTGCACTACTGCAGTAACTGATTATATTGAAGTAATACATCATAACGTTGATGCGGGGATGGATGTTTATATTCCCGAATACACAACCACTGTCATCACTGCTTCTGCTGGTGCTACATTTTTATGGGAACCGCCAACCGGGCTGGATTGCACAGACTGCCCATCTCCGATCGTCGACAATTTATTGACCACCACTTATACGGTTACCTCTTGGGATATATATGGATGTGTAGACTCTGATGCAATTGTTGTAAATATTGTTCCGGTATTTGATCCGGTAATTTTTATTCCGAATACCTTTACCCCTAATGGTGATAATATTAACGATTATTTCTTTGCCTTTGGGTCAGATCTGGAATCTATCCTGTCAATATATATTTATGACAGATGGGGTGAATTGTTATTTGTTACAGAAAATTTAACACCTGACGATCCTTCTAAAGGTTGGGATGGCACTTTTAATGGACAGCAATTAAATCAGGGTGTATATGTTTACATGGTTGAAGTAATGCTGGAAGCCGGTGTTAAACAACAGATACAGGGAAATATTACTTTGATCAGATAG
- a CDS encoding alkaline phosphatase family protein has product MGKRIAKKVLLIGWDAADWKIINPLMDAGHMPTLEKLVNGGVIGNFATLDPPLSPTLWTSIATGKRPYKHGIIGFTEPDPSGKGVRPVYITSRKVKAMWNIFNQHGMKSHVIGWWPSHPAEPINGTMISNLYQRASKPVNEPWPMLDGTVHPPEKADLFKKLRIHPAELTPAHILPFIPDAIKIDQEKDKRLAMLTKIIADCSTIHAAATYILENEEWDFLGVYYDAIDHFCHGFMKFHPPQMSMVPDDLYNLYKDVVISGYKYHDMMLERLLQLAGPDVTVMLVSDHGFHPDHLRPIELPKEPAAPALEHSPYGIVVINGPGIKKDERIYGASILDVTPTILTMFGFPIGADMDGNVLVNAFEETIIPDKIDSWDDIPGNSGEHPKDRQEDPYAAAEAMEQLIELGYIERPSENVEKAIKNTVNENNYYLSRMYINGRKYNEAIEILKKLFEENPTVTRYSMRLAHAYQSINKIQETRDVLSKIKTTSGKETISMKIMEGNLLLVENKPKEAMALFEKIEEEMPNITRVNMQLGKCYLALKKWKKAEEAFLNELNHDPGNAAAHHGLGVSLMRRKQYDAAVESFLNAVGLTYFFPFAHYHLGEALYMLGEYERSAEAFEVCLKMAPGINKARQLLTNIYNEHLKKPEIAMDHKAKISEFIKGDIVIVSGLPRSGTSMMMQMLDTGGLEVFTDGANRMKIIQKDITNTN; this is encoded by the coding sequence ATGGGAAAGAGAATCGCTAAAAAAGTACTCCTCATCGGCTGGGATGCCGCAGATTGGAAAATTATTAATCCCCTTATGGATGCAGGCCACATGCCTACCCTCGAAAAATTAGTAAATGGTGGTGTTATCGGAAACTTTGCAACATTAGATCCACCGCTATCCCCAACCCTTTGGACTTCCATAGCAACCGGAAAACGCCCCTATAAACATGGTATTATCGGTTTTACTGAACCTGATCCTTCGGGAAAAGGTGTTCGCCCTGTTTATATCACCTCCAGAAAGGTGAAAGCAATGTGGAACATTTTTAATCAGCATGGCATGAAAAGTCATGTTATAGGATGGTGGCCTTCACATCCTGCAGAGCCAATTAATGGAACCATGATCTCCAACCTTTACCAGAGAGCATCAAAACCCGTTAATGAACCTTGGCCAATGCTCGATGGAACTGTGCATCCTCCGGAGAAAGCAGATCTTTTTAAAAAATTGAGAATTCATCCAGCTGAGCTGACTCCTGCACATATTTTACCCTTCATTCCTGATGCCATCAAAATAGATCAGGAGAAGGATAAAAGGTTGGCAATGCTCACAAAAATTATTGCCGACTGCTCAACTATTCATGCTGCGGCAACCTATATTCTTGAAAATGAAGAGTGGGACTTTTTAGGCGTTTATTATGATGCCATCGACCATTTCTGTCATGGATTTATGAAGTTTCACCCTCCACAAATGTCAATGGTTCCGGATGACCTTTACAATCTTTATAAAGATGTGGTGATCTCCGGTTATAAGTATCACGACATGATGCTTGAACGCCTATTGCAACTTGCAGGCCCTGATGTTACCGTTATGTTGGTTTCTGACCATGGATTTCACCCCGACCATTTACGTCCCATAGAATTACCAAAGGAACCGGCAGCTCCGGCTTTGGAACATAGCCCTTACGGAATTGTTGTAATTAATGGGCCGGGAATTAAAAAAGATGAACGTATTTACGGAGCATCCATTTTAGATGTTACTCCAACAATTCTAACCATGTTTGGTTTTCCTATTGGTGCCGATATGGATGGAAACGTTTTGGTAAATGCTTTCGAGGAGACCATAATTCCTGATAAGATTGATTCATGGGATGATATTCCCGGAAATAGTGGCGAACATCCAAAAGACAGACAAGAAGATCCATATGCAGCAGCCGAAGCAATGGAACAACTTATTGAATTGGGATATATTGAAAGACCAAGTGAAAATGTGGAGAAAGCAATTAAAAATACGGTTAACGAGAATAATTATTATTTATCACGCATGTATATTAATGGTAGAAAATATAACGAAGCCATTGAGATATTGAAAAAATTGTTTGAAGAAAATCCAACAGTTACACGTTATTCCATGCGACTGGCACATGCTTATCAATCAATAAATAAAATTCAGGAAACGCGTGATGTACTTTCAAAAATAAAAACCACAAGTGGAAAAGAAACCATAAGCATGAAAATTATGGAAGGCAATTTACTTCTAGTGGAGAATAAACCTAAAGAAGCAATGGCTCTCTTCGAAAAAATTGAAGAGGAAATGCCAAATATCACGAGAGTGAATATGCAATTAGGTAAATGTTATCTCGCATTAAAAAAATGGAAAAAAGCAGAAGAGGCTTTTTTAAATGAACTTAATCACGATCCCGGAAATGCAGCAGCACATCACGGATTGGGAGTTTCATTAATGCGAAGAAAACAATATGATGCTGCAGTGGAGAGTTTTTTAAATGCTGTTGGATTAACATATTTCTTCCCATTTGCACATTATCATCTTGGTGAAGCATTATACATGTTAGGAGAATATGAACGTTCGGCAGAAGCATTTGAAGTGTGTTTGAAAATGGCACCGGGAATAAATAAAGCACGTCAGCTCTTAACAAATATTTACAATGAACATCTTAAAAAACCTGAAATTGCCATGGATCATAAGGCAAAAATTTCAGAATTTATTAAGGGTGATATTGTTATAGTTTCTGGATTACCAAGGTCCGGAACAAGTATGATGATGCAGATGCTCGACACTGGTGGATTGGAAGTATTTACTGATGGTGCAAATCGGATGAAAATAATCCAAAAGGATATTACGAACACGAATTAG
- a CDS encoding DNA-directed RNA polymerase subunit alpha, producing the protein MALLSFQRPDKITLQKATDFEGTFEFKPLEPGFGVTIGNALRRVLLSSLEGFAISSVKISGVDHEFSTINGVMEDITEIVLNLKQVRLKKEIGGDENAVEKIFISLKDKEEFRAGDIEKHTNSFRVTNPDLLICRMEPFVKLDIELTIQKGRGYLPAEENRNIDKTIGVIPIDAIYTPIKNVKYTIENTRVEQKTDYEKLVVEIKTDGTIHPEDAIKEAARILIQHLMLVTDENITFHTSGEKEVNVVDEHTLHIRKLLKTPLEDLDLSVRAYNCLKAAKINSLSELVKYDTNELLKFRNFGKKSLVEIEAMVLDKGLQFGMDLSKFKLEED; encoded by the coding sequence ATGGCATTACTTTCATTTCAACGTCCTGATAAGATCACCTTACAAAAAGCAACAGATTTCGAAGGAACTTTCGAGTTCAAACCTTTGGAGCCGGGCTTTGGTGTTACTATCGGAAATGCATTGCGCAGAGTATTACTAAGTTCATTGGAAGGATTTGCAATTTCATCGGTAAAGATCAGCGGTGTTGATCACGAATTTTCTACTATCAATGGTGTTATGGAAGATATCACTGAGATCGTATTGAATTTAAAGCAAGTTCGTTTAAAGAAAGAAATTGGTGGTGATGAAAATGCTGTGGAAAAGATCTTTATTTCATTAAAAGATAAAGAAGAATTCAGAGCTGGTGATATTGAAAAACATACCAATAGTTTCCGTGTTACCAATCCTGATCTTTTGATATGCAGAATGGAGCCTTTTGTAAAATTGGATATTGAATTAACAATTCAAAAAGGAAGAGGATATTTACCTGCAGAAGAGAACAGAAACATCGACAAAACAATAGGTGTTATTCCAATTGATGCAATTTACACTCCTATTAAGAATGTAAAATACACCATTGAAAATACCCGTGTTGAACAAAAAACAGATTACGAAAAATTAGTTGTCGAAATTAAAACTGACGGAACAATTCATCCGGAAGATGCAATTAAGGAAGCAGCAAGAATTTTAATTCAACATTTAATGCTTGTAACGGATGAAAATATTACATTCCATACAAGTGGTGAAAAAGAAGTGAATGTTGTTGATGAGCATACTTTACATATCCGTAAATTATTAAAAACACCTTTGGAAGATCTTGATCTTTCAGTACGTGCATATAATTGTTTGAAAGCTGCTAAGATCAATTCACTTTCTGAATTAGTTAAATACGACACTAACGAATTATTAAAGTTCCGCAACTTCGGAAAAAAATCGTTAGTTGAAATTGAAGCTATGGTTTTAGACAAAGGTTTGCAATTCGGAATGGACCTTTCAAAATTTAAATTAGAAGAAGATTAA
- a CDS encoding sugar kinase, which yields MSLLVVGTVAFDSIETPFGKADKIIGGSGTYIGLAASFFYSNIKLISVVGDDFPKATFANFNKKGINTDGIKVMKGEKSFFWAGRYHMDMNTRDTLTTDLNVLANFNPVVPEKIRKPEFLMLGNIEPSLQISVIDQLKSRPKLVVMDTMNYWMDNSRPALNKVLKKVDVLMINDEEARQLSGEYSLLKASRIILKMGPRILIVKKGEHGALLFYGEQIFFAPALPLESVFDPTGAGDSFAGGFVGYLSKSKNITFTNMKRAIIYGSAMASFCVEKFGPQRLLEIKQSNVKKRVNEFVDLTKYNIKP from the coding sequence ATGAGTTTATTAGTTGTCGGCACAGTTGCATTTGATTCCATTGAAACACCATTTGGAAAAGCGGATAAAATAATTGGAGGATCAGGTACTTATATCGGACTTGCCGCGTCGTTTTTCTACTCCAATATAAAATTGATCTCTGTTGTAGGTGACGATTTTCCTAAAGCAACATTTGCAAACTTTAATAAAAAGGGAATTAATACAGATGGAATTAAAGTAATGAAAGGCGAAAAATCCTTTTTTTGGGCAGGGCGTTATCACATGGACATGAATACCCGTGATACCTTGACCACAGATTTGAATGTGCTGGCCAATTTTAATCCCGTTGTGCCCGAAAAGATCCGAAAACCAGAATTTTTAATGTTGGGAAACATTGAACCTTCTCTACAAATAAGTGTGATTGATCAACTAAAGTCAAGACCAAAACTAGTGGTGATGGACACTATGAATTATTGGATGGATAATTCACGACCAGCCCTTAATAAAGTTTTAAAAAAGGTTGATGTTTTAATGATTAATGATGAAGAGGCGAGACAACTTTCAGGAGAATATTCATTATTAAAGGCATCCAGAATTATATTAAAAATGGGCCCCCGGATTTTAATAGTAAAGAAAGGTGAGCATGGTGCACTATTATTTTATGGTGAGCAGATATTTTTTGCACCGGCTTTGCCGTTGGAATCTGTTTTTGATCCGACAGGAGCGGGGGATTCGTTTGCAGGTGGATTTGTGGGATATCTTTCAAAATCGAAAAACATCACCTTTACCAATATGAAACGCGCCATTATTTATGGAAGTGCGATGGCATCTTTTTGTGTAGAGAAATTTGGTCCGCAACGATTATTGGAAATTAAACAATCCAATGTTAAAAAAAGAGTTAATGAATTTGTTGATCTTACCAAATACAATATTAAACCTTAA
- a CDS encoding sulfotransferase has product MKDAMGKVVKVISQLIFELPANYRYKIIFMERDLDEVIQSQHKMLIRDGKAKEDSINIRVVNAFKQNLERIHTWVPKQQNMEIIFVSHRNLINNPVEELKKVNDFLGGTLDTKAMATVVDKNLHREKAVKQ; this is encoded by the coding sequence ATGAAAGATGCGATGGGAAAAGTGGTGAAAGTGATAAGCCAATTAATTTTTGAATTACCTGCAAATTATCGTTATAAAATTATTTTTATGGAACGCGATCTTGATGAGGTGATTCAAAGTCAGCATAAAATGTTGATACGCGATGGAAAGGCAAAAGAAGATTCCATAAATATTCGCGTAGTAAATGCATTCAAACAAAATCTGGAAAGAATTCATACATGGGTTCCAAAACAACAAAATATGGAGATCATTTTTGTTTCACACAGAAATCTGATCAATAATCCTGTGGAGGAATTAAAGAAGGTAAATGATTTCTTAGGGGGAACATTGGATACAAAAGCAATGGCCACCGTTGTAGATAAAAATTTACACAGAGAAAAAGCAGTTAAACAGTAA
- a CDS encoding cytochrome b5 produces the protein MEELKEYTKFQLALRNGQDRDEIWIAYKGIIYDVTESTLWRKGTHYEHFAGQDLTHELPDAPHTETVFNKFNIIGKLI, from the coding sequence ATGGAAGAATTAAAAGAATATACCAAATTTCAACTTGCATTGCGCAATGGGCAGGATCGCGATGAGATATGGATAGCCTACAAGGGAATTATTTATGATGTTACGGAAAGTACCTTATGGAGAAAAGGCACACACTACGAGCATTTTGCGGGACAAGATCTTACACACGAATTACCGGATGCCCCGCATACCGAAACCGTATTCAATAAATTTAATATTATTGGAAAATTAATTTAA
- the rplQ gene encoding 50S ribosomal protein L17: MRHGNKINHLGRKYAHRSAMLSNMGVSLLLHKRIKTTLAKAKELRVYIEPIITRSKEDTTHNRREVFSELQSKEAVNELFVNISAKVATRNGGYTRILKLAEHRAGDNAETCIIELVDYNENMLKAPKGATKKRSRRGSGSGKTEKKAVEAEVKAPVAETIVEETPVVDATEDTAEKEKE; the protein is encoded by the coding sequence ATGAGACACGGAAATAAGATAAACCACCTCGGAAGAAAATATGCACACAGAAGTGCAATGTTGAGCAACATGGGTGTGTCGTTACTTTTGCATAAACGCATTAAAACAACTTTGGCGAAAGCAAAAGAATTAAGGGTATATATTGAACCTATCATTACCCGTTCAAAAGAAGATACAACACACAATCGTCGTGAGGTATTTTCAGAATTGCAAAGCAAAGAAGCAGTTAACGAATTATTCGTAAATATTTCCGCAAAAGTTGCAACACGTAACGGTGGTTATACCAGAATTCTGAAATTAGCTGAACACAGAGCAGGAGATAATGCTGAAACTTGTATCATCGAATTGGTTGACTACAACGAAAACATGTTGAAAGCTCCAAAAGGTGCAACCAAAAAACGCAGCCGTCGTGGTTCAGGTTCAGGTAAAACAGAAAAGAAAGCGGTGGAAGCTGAAGTTAAAGCACCAGTTGCTGAAACAATAGTTGAAGAAACTCCTGTAGTTGATGCAACGGAGGACACTGCAGAAAAGGAAAAAGAATAA